A section of the Streptomyces sp. NBC_00178 genome encodes:
- a CDS encoding putative T7SS-secreted protein: MADWGKWGGALYDGAGDLVDKGKEIVGEGIDKSTDIVGSGLEKVGADEWADKVEDWGDETASSLGAEVGEQQLGQSEEANELIHGRPEKISAAVKNLRDFRRAFDLVGGGMRKLDSGHWKGEAADAFRTKFQTLPTDWLRAADAFEDAATALETFAGTVTSAQAKAGEAIALYKEGKRDYETAAAAFKEKAQAYNAVRNTDHPLPHPGAFTDPGAAKRRHAQEILQHARRARNEAAEAAKGAITAAMAHAPKEPTGLDRAKQEFFDYGVGQGIELAHFGGGVVKGTAGLLNFVRSVDPTDPYNLTHPAEYYKGVNMTLAGLVSSAANPDRTLKNAWDAAKGDPSEFIGRLVPELVGTKGGGLLKGGLRAGMKDLLERPKGKNRQGHEKNPESNAKKCSEVKCAGDPVDVATGRMLLPQTDIVLPGSLPLVFERVFDSSHRAGLWFGSGWSSTVDQRLEIDAEGVVFSCGEGSLLAYPHPAPGAPVMPTHGRRWPLDRVADGYTITDPETGQVRHFADQPTGDSALLVQIDDRNGRWIAFEYDETGAPTSIVHHGGYHLKLTTAEGRVTALHLAGAAPDGTDQEILRYGYTDGHLTTVTNSSGKPLRFDCDELGRITAWTDTNNSRYEYVYDEHDRCVYQSGTNGHLEARFTWDDTDPDTGMRMTSMTDGCGSTTRYVINDRSQIVAEIDALGAVTRFDYDRLHRLLSVTDPLGHITRSTYDEHGHLTVMMRPDERQKRTEFNKLGLPIRIIGTDGNVTSQTFDERGNRTSVTEPSGATTIFTYNDTGTLTSVTDPVGHTTTVTTDEADLPLSIKDPLGAVTRYERDTFGRPVSITDPSGAVTRLEWTVEGLLARRVEPDDSTQVWTYDGEGNCLTHTDAMGGATHFEYTVFDLLTARTGPDGVRYEFTHDTNLRLTKVVNPQALTWTYAYDRVGRLVTETDFDERAVAYGYDAAGRRTSRTNALAQTITYDHNAIGQVVRKDAAGAVTTFEYDIFDELAAATGPDATLVRLRDRFGRLKSDWVNGRTLTYTHDALGRRTGRTTPGGAVSSWSYDAAGRRASLTTSGRTLTFTHDALGRETSRLVGDFASLTSSFDVMGRLTAQEVSASSGHRLQHRTYAYRPDGNLVATADARVGTRRFDLDVAGRVTTVHAAGWTERYAYDEVGNQVEAYWPPTHPSHESTGPRTYTGTNIRSAGSVRYEHDVQGRTILRQKTRPSRKPDTWRYAWDAEDRLTSVRTPDGTVWRYAYDPLGRRIAKQSPVETVHFTWDGATLCEQMTEDTTLTWDYAGLHPLTQTERRHGSTDDRFFAIVTDLIGTPTELVDESGRLAWRTRATLWGTTTWARDATAYTPLRFPGQYFDRESELHYNFFRYYDPEAARYLAPDPLGLAPADNPVAYVQNPHTWSDPLGLGPCPPRIENGGWDLRGDTDPLSIIPKDAVQEPWRAIPGGVEHGIKWSWTDDVTGKTVRMRVHGPDLGPHAGPNASSGPIYRLQIGRQFQDEAGNLYHAQIGNSKSPNYNETAINDTHIPWPSHLPIPYPH, translated from the coding sequence ATGGCGGACTGGGGGAAGTGGGGCGGAGCCCTCTACGACGGTGCCGGTGATCTGGTCGACAAGGGTAAGGAGATCGTCGGCGAGGGCATCGACAAGAGCACTGACATTGTCGGCTCCGGTCTGGAGAAGGTCGGGGCCGACGAGTGGGCCGACAAGGTTGAGGACTGGGGCGATGAGACCGCGTCCTCGCTGGGTGCGGAGGTCGGGGAGCAGCAGCTCGGTCAGAGTGAGGAAGCGAATGAGCTGATCCATGGCCGGCCGGAGAAGATCAGTGCGGCGGTGAAGAATCTCCGGGACTTCCGACGCGCGTTCGATCTTGTCGGTGGCGGGATGAGGAAGCTCGACTCCGGTCATTGGAAGGGTGAGGCTGCCGACGCCTTCCGTACCAAGTTCCAGACCTTGCCCACCGACTGGCTGCGCGCGGCGGATGCGTTCGAGGACGCGGCCACAGCGTTGGAGACGTTCGCGGGGACGGTTACCAGCGCGCAGGCCAAGGCCGGTGAGGCGATCGCCCTCTACAAGGAGGGCAAGCGCGACTACGAGACGGCGGCGGCTGCGTTCAAGGAGAAAGCGCAGGCGTACAACGCGGTCCGCAACACCGACCACCCCCTCCCGCACCCGGGTGCGTTCACCGACCCGGGCGCGGCCAAGCGCCGGCACGCCCAGGAGATCCTCCAGCACGCTCGACGGGCGCGTAACGAGGCGGCCGAAGCGGCCAAGGGTGCAATCACGGCCGCGATGGCGCACGCTCCGAAGGAGCCCACCGGTCTGGACCGGGCCAAGCAGGAATTCTTCGACTACGGGGTCGGTCAGGGCATCGAACTGGCGCACTTCGGTGGTGGTGTCGTCAAGGGCACGGCAGGGCTGCTGAACTTCGTCCGCTCGGTCGATCCGACCGATCCGTACAACCTGACGCACCCGGCCGAGTACTACAAGGGTGTCAACATGACGCTCGCCGGCCTCGTCTCCAGCGCCGCCAACCCGGACCGGACACTCAAGAACGCCTGGGACGCGGCCAAGGGCGACCCTTCCGAATTCATCGGCCGACTCGTGCCCGAACTGGTCGGTACCAAGGGTGGTGGCCTGCTCAAGGGCGGCCTGCGGGCCGGAATGAAGGACCTGCTCGAACGTCCCAAGGGCAAGAACCGGCAAGGGCACGAGAAGAACCCCGAGTCCAACGCCAAGAAGTGCAGCGAGGTCAAGTGCGCCGGAGACCCCGTCGACGTAGCGACCGGGCGCATGCTGCTCCCGCAGACGGACATCGTGCTGCCCGGGTCGCTGCCCCTGGTCTTCGAGCGTGTCTTCGACTCCTCGCACCGCGCCGGCCTCTGGTTCGGCAGCGGCTGGTCGAGCACGGTCGACCAGCGCCTGGAGATCGACGCGGAAGGCGTGGTCTTCAGCTGCGGCGAGGGCAGCCTGCTCGCCTACCCGCATCCCGCGCCCGGCGCCCCTGTCATGCCCACACACGGCCGGCGCTGGCCCCTGGACCGGGTGGCCGACGGCTACACCATCACCGACCCCGAAACCGGCCAGGTCCGCCACTTCGCCGACCAGCCCACCGGAGACTCGGCGCTCCTGGTCCAGATCGACGACCGCAACGGCCGCTGGATCGCCTTCGAATACGACGAGACGGGTGCTCCGACCTCGATCGTGCACCACGGCGGCTACCACCTGAAACTCACCACCGCCGAAGGCCGAGTCACCGCCCTGCACCTGGCAGGCGCCGCCCCCGACGGCACCGACCAGGAGATCCTCCGCTACGGCTACACCGACGGCCACCTCACCACGGTCACCAACTCCTCAGGCAAACCCCTGCGCTTCGACTGCGACGAGCTGGGCCGCATCACCGCCTGGACGGACACCAACAACAGCCGGTACGAGTACGTCTACGACGAGCACGACCGATGCGTGTACCAGAGCGGCACCAACGGGCACCTCGAAGCCCGTTTCACGTGGGACGACACCGACCCCGACACCGGCATGCGCATGACGTCCATGACCGATGGCTGCGGCAGCACCACGCGATACGTGATCAACGACCGATCTCAGATCGTCGCCGAGATCGACGCATTGGGCGCGGTCACCCGCTTCGATTACGACCGCCTCCATCGGCTTCTGTCCGTCACGGACCCACTCGGACATATCACCCGCTCCACCTACGATGAGCACGGCCACCTAACGGTGATGATGCGCCCGGACGAACGGCAGAAGCGAACCGAGTTCAACAAGCTCGGGCTTCCCATACGCATCATCGGCACAGACGGCAATGTCACGAGTCAGACGTTCGACGAGCGCGGCAACCGAACGTCAGTGACGGAACCTTCAGGCGCGACCACAATATTCACCTACAACGACACGGGCACGCTAACATCCGTCACAGATCCAGTCGGTCATACCACGACGGTCACCACCGACGAGGCTGACCTTCCCCTCAGCATCAAAGATCCGCTGGGGGCAGTCACCCGTTATGAGCGCGACACATTCGGCCGACCCGTGTCCATCACCGATCCGTCGGGCGCCGTCACACGGCTGGAGTGGACAGTCGAGGGACTGCTCGCCCGGCGTGTCGAGCCCGACGACAGCACCCAGGTGTGGACTTACGACGGCGAAGGCAACTGTTTGACCCACACGGACGCCATGGGCGGAGCAACCCATTTCGAGTACACGGTCTTCGACCTGTTGACCGCCCGCACCGGCCCGGACGGCGTGCGCTACGAATTCACCCACGATACGAATCTACGCCTGACAAAGGTGGTCAACCCACAGGCGCTGACGTGGACATACGCATATGACCGGGTAGGCCGCCTGGTCACGGAGACCGACTTCGACGAGCGGGCGGTGGCCTACGGGTACGACGCGGCCGGTCGCCGGACGTCCCGCACGAACGCGCTGGCCCAAACCATCACGTACGATCACAATGCAATCGGTCAGGTCGTTCGCAAGGATGCGGCGGGCGCGGTCACGACGTTCGAATACGACATCTTCGACGAGCTGGCGGCGGCCACCGGCCCGGACGCGACGCTGGTACGACTACGGGACCGCTTCGGCCGCCTCAAGTCCGACTGGGTAAACGGCCGTACGCTCACCTACACCCATGATGCGCTGGGTAGGCGAACAGGCCGGACGACTCCGGGCGGAGCTGTGAGCAGCTGGTCTTACGATGCTGCGGGCCGACGCGCCTCGCTGACGACTTCCGGCCGGACACTCACCTTCACTCACGATGCGCTCGGCCGCGAGACATCCCGCCTCGTTGGCGACTTTGCGTCTCTGACCTCCTCGTTCGACGTGATGGGTCGCCTCACCGCCCAAGAGGTATCCGCAAGTAGTGGCCATCGTCTCCAGCACCGCACTTACGCCTACCGTCCCGACGGCAACCTTGTCGCCACGGCCGACGCACGTGTCGGCACTCGCCGGTTCGACCTGGACGTGGCAGGCCGCGTGACAACCGTGCACGCGGCAGGGTGGACTGAACGGTACGCCTACGACGAGGTCGGAAACCAGGTCGAGGCTTACTGGCCGCCCACGCACCCGTCACACGAGTCGACCGGTCCCCGCACGTACACGGGCACGAACATCAGGAGCGCGGGCTCCGTCCGTTACGAGCACGACGTCCAAGGTCGTACCATTCTGCGTCAGAAGACCCGCCCCTCGCGAAAGCCTGACACCTGGCGCTACGCGTGGGACGCCGAGGACCGCCTGACGTCGGTGAGGACGCCGGACGGCACAGTCTGGCGGTACGCATACGACCCTCTGGGGCGCCGAATAGCCAAGCAATCCCCCGTGGAGACCGTCCACTTCACCTGGGACGGTGCGACCCTCTGTGAGCAGATGACAGAGGACACGACCCTCACCTGGGACTACGCCGGCTTGCACCCCCTGACTCAGACGGAACGCCGCCACGGGTCCACGGATGACCGCTTCTTCGCCATCGTCACGGACCTGATCGGTACCCCGACGGAACTCGTCGACGAATCGGGCCGCTTGGCTTGGCGCACCCGCGCCACCCTCTGGGGCACCACCACCTGGGCCCGCGATGCCACTGCATACACCCCGCTCCGCTTCCCCGGCCAGTACTTCGACCGCGAATCAGAACTCCACTACAACTTCTTCCGCTACTACGACCCGGAGGCGGCCCGCTACCTAGCCCCAGACCCCCTGGGCCTGGCCCCGGCCGACAACCCGGTCGCGTACGTCCAAAACCCGCACACGTGGAGTGACCCGCTCGGGCTCGGTCCCTGTCCGCCCCGGATCGAGAATGGCGGCTGGGACCTCAGAGGCGATACGGACCCGCTGAGCATCATCCCGAAGGACGCAGTTCAGGAACCGTGGAGGGCGATCCCGGGCGGTGTCGAACACGGCATCAAGTGGTCATGGACGGACGACGTCACGGGTAAGACGGTGCGTATGCGCGTCCACGGTCCCGATCTCGGGCCGCACGCCGGGCCAAATGCCAGTAGCGGCCCCATCTACCGTCTCCAGATCGGTCGCCAATTCCAGGACGAAGCCGGGAATCTCTATCATGCGCAGATCGGAAACTCGAAGAGTCCGAACTATAATGAGACGGCGATCAACGACACCCACATTCCGTGGCCCAGCCATCTTCCGATACCATACCCGCATTGA